Part of the Nicotiana tabacum cultivar K326 chromosome 20, ASM71507v2, whole genome shotgun sequence genome, AAAGACCCTGCTGGGATTTCGATGCTTTTAGTTATATGTCTGTTCATGGAATTAGCTTGAAGTAAAGGGAATGAACTTTGGCTCAAGTTTATCGATATCATGATCCCTGTTGACCACAATGGCATGACTCTAATGAGCGATTTTAGGTCCTCAACTTGCTCGACTGTGCGAAGATTCCATGGATCGACTGCAACGCCATCTTGCTTAACATCTTCAGGGCATTTTATGATGCAAGCCTTGTTTAAGAACCTAAAATATAGGAAACATCAGCTTCTAAATAGGAAAACAAACAAAAGGGCagtctggtgcactaagctcccgctatgcgcgagatacgggaagggccggaccacaagggtttaTTGTAAGCGgttttaccctgcatttctgcaagactTGAACCCATgatctcctggtcacatggcatcaactttaccagttacgcaaGGCTCccttaaataagaaaaacaaaaaggtaataaATCCTAGAATAAACTCAAGAGTTTTGTCACACCTCAATTTGTTCGTTGGCACGGAAAATTCTGAACCTTTGTTGTGATGGTAACCAGAATTCTCAGAAGGATAAGCAACTTTCCTATTCTTATAAGCAACCACAATTACTTGTACTAATCTGCTAAACAAGTTTTTACTAGCCTTTTGCTTGATATAAAGTGGAGAAGCAAGAAAAAACAGCAGACCAGAGAAGAACATAATTATAGCAGGAACTCCAAAGCCAACTTTCCATCCCATGTGATCTTGAAGATATACAATACCGGTCATAGCAATCAGAACAGAGATCATAGCTGAAGCATAGTACCAGTTAAAAAATGTCTCCAATACGCGTTTGTTATTAGGATTATCGGGCTTGTCAAACTGATTTGCACCGAATGCTAAAGAACATGGTCTTACACCACCAGCACCAATCGACATTAGCATAAAAGAGGAAACCAAGAGTGTATATTGAGCCGGCGTTGCAGATTTACACGCCTGAACTGATAGATCGCAAGGGGAAGGCCTTGCTTTGGGAATCATTGCTGTTAACCACAAGAGAACTGCACCCTGCAAATGGGACATTAAGATGTTGAGTAGCAGTAACGGATACAGAATTTCAAGAAGATGAGTGCATCACTATCTTTAacatatatatttaatttggttAGATGAAATTCAATGATAAACGATAACTAAATGAGTAACTATAATTAGTTGATACTATCATCTCAACAAATAATCATTAAGTTTACAATAAGCTGTAGAAGTTTATTCTTTTTGATAACCAGTTAGAAGTTTATTCTTTTAACAGCTAATTAAACACAAGAGCTGGTATTGCTcgatatatttaaaatttaacaTTTGAAGATTGTttctgaatttgaatatgacaAACTAAAAGCAGATCAGGAATATTCAGGTCTAACAGAACTTTTAAATCATCTTTTGGCAAAAGCTACGTTTAGGCAGGTTAAGCATCTGACATATGTGTAGTTTATGACCTCGATTAATTCCACTGAGTACCTGCTATCATCTAAGTTGCAGACTCTTCGATTTTGGTTTCGTCCCCGTCCCGATACGAGACGGGGATGCGGACCGGGACGGGATACGTCCCGGATTCGGTCAACCGACTTCGGACACTTTGACCGGAGTCCATCGACAAATTTGGGAGAAAAATTGAGATTTTCATTTCTCAAAGTCAAAAATAAAACAGATTTAGGACAATGAAAGAATAATGTCCATCTTGGAGAATGAAAGATTGAATTCTACAATATTCATGTAAGTTTTTGACATAATATCTCTCaaaatttacaatatttttatagctctgttTTTTATTAGTCGAATACACGCACCTGTATCCATATCCGGATCCGCACCCCCaatcttaaaatttaaattttgccGAATCCGATACTCGGATCCGTCCCCGTATCGAATACCCGCACTCGAGACCGAGCAACTTAGGCTATCATCCACAGGATATGTACCAGGTAAATCTAATCAACAGGACATGGGCAGGATTTGAAACTGGCTTCTTTCAGGCCCtacttgaattgctttcttcaaaAAAACTTTCTTTATTAAGAGTCCTTTTAGAAGTTAAGCTCCTTCAAATAATAAGATTAATTCGCTTAACCTCATACCTCTAAGCGCTCGTGACTATCCGATGATAGTCACTTCGCCTTCCTTTTAGAAACCTGAGACATGATTCAGCTCCCACTTTATTGACCGGTAGGTCACACCCTTAAATGAAGTTTAAGCTCCCGCTAGGCGCGGGGTGCGGAAAGGGTCGGGCCAAAAAGGTCTATTGTACACAGCATTAACCTGTATTTCTCAAAGAAGCAGTGTTCACGGCTCGAactgtgacctcctggtcacatggcaaaaACTTTACCAGCTATGCCAAGACTCCCCTTTGACGTTTCTTCCAAATAGAATCAACTAATATTAGCAGTAAATAAGATAATCACGCACTGTACAGATCTAAACTGCATTGGATCCTCTGATTAGAATAAACTGTGCTAAAAACTAGTACTAAATAAAATTTTGTCAGCCTAAGATATAAGAAGTAGCACTGTAATTCTATTTTGCACTATTGAGATATACTCAGGTATAGGGATCCAATCACAGTCCTTCCTTCTTCTCCCTCCCTCTCCTCCAATATTCATGAGCCCACCAACAGAaggaacaagaagaaaaaaaagacaaaagcaGTACGTTGTCATCCAAAAAGTAATAATATTCCACTATGTAAATAGAAAAAATTCATCCGTACTTGATGTTTATATGAACATTATTAATTACCATGACTAAGTAATAAATTTGTGTTGAGAATGAgtattaattaaaattaattatgcaaaaacatgtcATATATTCATTACTTTGGTGTAAATTCTAAACAAATTTTTCCTGAAAAAATAGAGGTGGCTGAGTGAAGGACGTGAATTAAGCAGTATTTAATACTTAAACTTGACAGGTTACACTTAATCTACCTCACACGACATGACAACATTATACAGCTATAGCACCCTCAGATTAACTAACAAACTATGGAGTATAtgtttattttaatatatacagtTAGCTACTACtacatatataataataatatacccAGCTTTTTAAATAATGCTAAACCGAGAAGATAGGAAAAAGTGTCAAAATAAACTACTCCATAAGAGATAAGCCTATTAAATATTGGCAAATGGGAAACTAAGGGGTGAGTGCGACGTTTAAGCAGGAAAAGACTTATACTACAATACGCGCTGACAGTTAAGAGGACAACAAGTTTACATTGTATCAAGGCTGGAAACAAGTGTACCTCGTACCAATTACTACagtattaaaatcatataaaattCAGGCTTTCAAAAAAACCAGTAAATGATTTATGGAGTAATAATAATTACCAGGAAACTGAAGATGGAACCAAATCCAATTACAAGGAATCGACCCAGATATGAATCTGCAATGAAAGCTCCAACTAGTGGCAAGAAATTTGTAGCTGATGACCAATAAAAGAGTAAATTTTGAGCTGTAGTGACTCCCATTCTGTAATCTTTCATCAGATAGAATGTCATGTTGGGTAAAAGTCCATAACTTGCCACCTTCTCCAGTGACTCGTTTGCTGTGTTGACAACGTAAAACCCAAATTTGCATCATGTTAATTACCCACAAATAGCTAGTAATTCAGTTTATAATGATGTCTAACATATATAAACAAAATTCCGCAGTAAAGagttgaaaagaacaaaaataaaaaaaatttaaaactaattaTTCCCTCCGAGGAGAGAGAAAATttactttttatatatatatatataagatgctACTAATAATATAAGATGCTACTactaatatataattattttttaagatgCTTCTACTAATATATaaccatttttttaaaactatatATAGAGGGAATTTTTGCCGAACTTTACGGGTACCGATGACCCCTAATTTTATAATATAGTTCTGACTCTGACTATAAGTCACTATGGAAGCAGCCACTACTGTTTGCATCAAGGTAGTGCCTACATTGTATCCTATTGGTGCGGTCCTTTTCGAGACCCTGCGTGAAAGCAGGATACTTTGTGCACCAGACAATCCCACTTATCATCCATTTTAGATGAAAAATAAA contains:
- the LOC107769692 gene encoding protein NRT1/ PTR FAMILY 1.2 isoform X1, which translates into the protein MEKEMMELSSDHHMTKMEEDHHHQLSSSLSPMAVPRIMTRSKGGLVTMPFIIANESLEKVASYGLLPNMTFYLMKDYRMGVTTAQNLLFYWSSATNFLPLVGAFIADSYLGRFLVIGFGSIFSFLGAVLLWLTAMIPKARPSPCDLSVQACKSATPAQYTLLVSSFMLMSIGAGGVRPCSLAFGANQFDKPDNPNNKRVLETFFNWYYASAMISVLIAMTGIVYLQDHMGWKVGFGVPAIIMFFSGLLFFLASPLYIKQKASKNLFSRLVQVIVVAYKNRKVAYPSENSGYHHNKGSEFSVPTNKLRFLNKACIIKCPEDVKQDGVAVDPWNLRTVEQVEDLKSLIRVMPLWSTGIMISINLSQSSFPLLQANSMNRHITKSIEIPAGSFGMFTIIALTIWLVLYDRAILPLASRIRGKPVRLGTRERMGIGIFFSCMAMLISGIIEHIRRGKAIKQGLLNNPEGVVAMSAMWLIPQHCLNGIAEAFNAIGQTEFYYSELPKSMSSIAAAMFGLGMAVANLLASVILSNVDNLTKREGKESWVSSNINRGRYENYYWLLAIMTGFNLLYFMVCSWAYGPCVENMSKKMVEGDGDMPQENVSSPLRPLPA